In one window of Acidobacteriota bacterium DNA:
- a CDS encoding [Fe-Fe] hydrogenase large subunit C-terminal domain-containing protein, which produces MFDSDLSAEVSNFSYKVVVPSPVLYSQFEPDIHPYLIHLALEQLGFDRVVDVSTSSMALGAALLRYIAAYKGRRPLISSYCPSILRLIQVKYPDLVELVVPLDVPRELTAREIRKNLPRELGIKSEDIGIMYVASCPGKIVSIKQPAEKARSWFDGVTSVKDVYPVLLPHIIAEKEKFDDSTVPDDFSFHAGWIRSGGIIQSGKAGNWLAVSGLDHVKRILDDIENSRLRNVDFVEALAHMLGCIGGPFCVENPYVARTNSIKQREKYEKKIELDLEDIYRKYDEGYYRLEKPVLPRPTTYFDTDLPTSIKRMKERERVYRGLRQIDCGCCGCPTCMTFAEDFVMGEVELTDCVFFPQVSENE; this is translated from the coding sequence GTGTTCGATTCCGACCTTTCCGCCGAGGTCTCCAATTTCAGTTACAAAGTCGTCGTACCTTCGCCGGTTCTCTATTCGCAGTTTGAGCCCGATATCCATCCCTACCTTATTCACCTCGCCCTCGAACAGCTTGGTTTTGACAGAGTTGTCGATGTCAGTACCTCTTCGATGGCCTTAGGCGCAGCGCTGCTCCGGTACATTGCCGCCTACAAAGGACGTAGACCACTGATCTCGTCATACTGCCCATCGATCCTTCGGCTTATCCAGGTGAAATATCCCGACCTCGTTGAGTTAGTGGTGCCTTTGGACGTACCCCGCGAACTGACGGCGCGTGAAATCCGAAAGAACCTGCCGCGGGAGTTGGGTATTAAGTCCGAAGATATCGGCATAATGTATGTCGCTTCCTGCCCGGGAAAGATCGTGTCCATAAAGCAACCCGCGGAGAAGGCCAGGTCATGGTTTGACGGCGTGACATCCGTTAAGGACGTCTACCCGGTTTTGCTTCCCCACATAATCGCCGAGAAGGAGAAGTTTGACGACAGTACGGTTCCTGACGACTTCTCGTTCCATGCCGGATGGATCAGGAGCGGGGGCATAATACAATCCGGTAAGGCGGGCAACTGGCTGGCCGTTTCGGGATTGGATCACGTAAAACGAATTCTTGACGATATCGAAAACTCACGTCTTCGCAATGTCGATTTCGTCGAAGCTCTCGCGCACATGCTGGGCTGTATTGGCGGACCGTTCTGCGTGGAAAACCCCTATGTTGCCCGAACCAACAGTATCAAGCAGCGGGAAAAGTACGAGAAAAAGATTGAACTGGATCTTGAAGATATTTACCGCAAGTATGACGAAGGTTACTATCGTCTCGAGAAGCCGGTTCTGCCGAGACCCACAACCTACTTCGATACCGACCTGCCCACGTCCATCAAGCGGATGAAAGAGAGAGAAAGAGTCTACCGGGGTCTGCGTCAGATTGATTGCGGCTGCTGCGGTTGTCCAACCTGTATGACTTTTGCCGAAGATTTCGTCATGGGCGAGGTCGAACTGACCGACTGCGTGTTTTTCCCCCAGGTTAGTGAAAACGAGTGA
- a CDS encoding ATP-binding protein: MKVDAIKQILEAMVIVGDDELDTEVDHVYASDLMSDVLAFGKPNSILLTGLTTQQAIISAHMAEFKAVVFVRGKRPKDGAERFARENNLLLFTTDLDMFDACVRIDSIIKEKEPGAVAQSTTPRSEAILLNQEFYVEGNDFVNAGVASTKVKSLLKKIGIDPTLVRRIAIAVFEGEMNVVMHALRARINLMITPIVITVFIDDEGQGIPDVELAMQQGFTTATEEMRAMGFGSGMGLPNIKKNSDEVEVTSEVGKGTKVLMRFLITDDRS; this comes from the coding sequence GTGAAAGTAGATGCAATAAAGCAAATACTGGAGGCTATGGTCATTGTGGGGGATGATGAACTTGATACGGAAGTTGATCATGTCTATGCCTCCGATTTGATGAGTGATGTCCTGGCCTTTGGCAAGCCGAATTCCATACTCCTGACCGGCCTGACCACACAGCAGGCTATTATTTCAGCTCATATGGCTGAGTTCAAGGCCGTCGTTTTCGTCAGGGGCAAACGGCCTAAAGATGGCGCCGAGAGATTCGCACGCGAAAACAACCTGCTCCTGTTTACCACCGACCTTGATATGTTCGATGCCTGCGTAAGAATCGACTCCATCATCAAGGAGAAAGAACCGGGGGCCGTGGCGCAAAGTACCACGCCGAGATCGGAAGCCATACTTCTCAACCAGGAGTTCTATGTAGAGGGTAATGATTTTGTCAACGCGGGAGTGGCTTCTACCAAGGTGAAGTCACTCTTGAAAAAGATCGGTATCGACCCCACGCTGGTCCGTCGAATCGCTATTGCCGTCTTTGAGGGTGAAATGAACGTGGTCATGCATGCTCTCAGGGCAAGAATCAATCTGATGATTACCCCGATAGTTATTACGGTGTTTATTGATGACGAGGGGCAAGGTATTCCCGATGTGGAACTGGCGATGCAGCAGGGCTTTACAACGGCCACCGAGGAGATGAGGGCTATGGGATTTGGATCGGGCATGGGGCTGCCGAATATCAAGAAAAACTCCGATGAGGTCGAGGTTACCAGCGAGGTCGGCAAGGGGACCAAGGTTCTCATGCGATTCCTCATAACTGATGATCGCTCCTAA
- a CDS encoding NAD(P)H-dependent oxidoreductase subunit E: MKEKDYNKLFSAFKGVEGDMIPLLLRIQERDGYISAEAVRRISRFLRLSENQIYGVASFYSKFRFTKPGKHSIKVCMGTACHVHGGKFSCEAFEWQFGVKIGEKTADGKFDLQRVNCMGCCTLAPVIQINEDLYAHTLVTGLREMLRQYE; this comes from the coding sequence TTGAAGGAAAAAGACTATAATAAGCTGTTTTCCGCATTCAAGGGTGTCGAGGGCGACATGATTCCACTCCTACTGAGGATACAGGAACGGGACGGCTACATTTCCGCGGAAGCTGTCAGACGGATATCCCGGTTCCTCAGGTTATCGGAAAACCAGATATACGGTGTTGCGTCATTTTACTCCAAGTTCCGCTTCACGAAACCCGGGAAGCACTCCATAAAGGTCTGCATGGGAACGGCCTGTCACGTTCACGGGGGAAAGTTCTCCTGCGAAGCATTCGAGTGGCAGTTCGGGGTTAAGATCGGTGAGAAAACGGCAGACGGTAAGTTTGACCTGCAGCGGGTCAATTGTATGGGTTGTTGCACCCTTGCTCCAGTTATTCAAATCAACGAGGATTTATACGCCCATACGCTGGTAACCGGCTTGAGGGAGATGCTCAGACAATATGAATGA
- a CDS encoding DRTGG domain-containing protein: protein MTTEDVIAKLGLKPLSTFEHREVAGVFVSDMLSDVMAGAKSGNLWVTVQTHKSIIPAANLVDVSAVIISSGKEVPQDTIELANQHGIAVLSTELLTFELIGKLYALGVVAR, encoded by the coding sequence ATGACTACGGAAGACGTGATAGCGAAGCTGGGTCTTAAACCGCTCAGCACGTTTGAACATCGTGAAGTTGCCGGCGTTTTCGTGTCGGATATGTTAAGTGATGTTATGGCCGGCGCCAAATCGGGCAATTTGTGGGTGACAGTGCAAACGCACAAGAGTATTATACCGGCCGCTAATCTTGTCGATGTCTCGGCAGTCATTATCAGCAGTGGTAAGGAAGTCCCGCAGGATACAATAGAACTCGCCAATCAGCATGGCATTGCCGTACTTTCAACTGAACTGCTAACATTCGAACTAATAGGCAAACTCTACGCTCTCGGGGTGGTTGCCCGTTAA